One part of the Rutidosis leptorrhynchoides isolate AG116_Rl617_1_P2 chromosome 1, CSIRO_AGI_Rlap_v1, whole genome shotgun sequence genome encodes these proteins:
- the LOC139900365 gene encoding uncharacterized protein, producing MAKWAIELGEHEISFSPRSAVKGQVLADYLAETAGDIEVSHDSKEIPPPPEQLWEMHTDGACGPEGAGAGIVLKSPEGVEYTFALRFSFPVTNNEAEYEALLSGMRVEKYLDVKELSIYVDSQLVTNQFNEIFEAHDESMQKYLKLVQELAVDFDLFQITQKEIWVEEVKVKSIEEDSVSAAVEEEEQSWMTPIIEFLTKGTLPIDSSEARKIKMKAPMYLLENGILYRKSFLGPHLRCLNPTQTESIIREVHEGMCALHLGHKIVASKIMWLGYYLPLMYRDAAEVIRKCQWCQLHAPFKGNPFSDWCQELNIKQTFTSVAHPQANGQCQVTNRDIVLGIKARLGLCRRGCIDELHNVFWAHRTTPKGATNETPFSLVYESEAIIPAEINVPTMRIASFDESSDSEEMRENINLVEERREMVSIKEEINKQRIASYYNKRVQPLSFHLDDLVWQKKRSKQGRGYG from the exons atggccaaatgggctattgaattaGGAGAGCATGAGATAAGCTTCTCACCAAGAAGTGCGGTAAAGGGACAGgtcctagcagattatctggctgaaacagcCGGAGATATCGAAGTCTCGCATGATTCAAAAGAAATACCACCACCGCCCGAACAACTGTGGGAAATGCACACAGATGGGGCTTGTGGTCCAGAAGGCGCAGGGGCAGGCATAGTCTTAAAAAGCCCAGAGGGAGTAGAATATACTTTCGCGCTGCGATTTAGCTTCCCCGTCACAAACAATGAAGCTGAATATGAAGCGTTGTTATCCGGAATGCGGGTAGAAAAATATCTGGATGTAAAAGAACTGTCAATATATGTTGATTCACAGTTAGTTACAAACCAATTTAATGAAATATTTGAGGCACATGATGAATCAATGCAAAAATACCTAAAACTTGTGCAAGAGTTGGCAGTGGACTTCGATTTATTCCAGATAACTCAG aaagaaatttgggtTGAGGAAGTTAAAGTAAAATCTATTGAAGAAGACAGTGTTTCGGCCGCAGTTGAAGAAGAGGAGCAGAGTTGGATGACACCAATAATAGAATTTCTAACCAAAGGTACATTGCCGATAGATTCAAGTGAAGCAAGAAAGATTAAGATGAAAGCACCAATGTATCTGTTAGAAAATGGAATTCTATACAGAAAGTCTTTTCTGGGACCTCATTTGCGGTGTCTTAATCCAACTCAAACGGAGTCAATCATACGGGAAGTGCACGAGGGAATGTGCGCTTTGCACTTAGGACATAAAATAGTTGCATCCAAAATAATGTGGCTCGGATATTACTTGCCGTTAATGTACAGAGATGCCGCAGAAGTAATACGCAAGTGTCAGTGGTGTCAGCTTCATGCACCG TTTAAAGGTAATCCATTTAGTGACTGGTGCCAAGAATTGAATATAAAACAAACATTTACATCAGTTGCACACCCCCAGGCGAATGGTCAGTGCCAGGTCACAAATCGGGATATCGTTTTAGGAATCAAAGCAAGGCTGGGATTGTGTCGAAGGGGTTGTATAGACGAACTGCATAACGTATTTTGGGCACATCGCACAACTCCAAAGGGCGCAACTAATGAAACACCCTTTAGTTTGGTGTACGAGTCTGAGGCTATAATACCCGCCGAAATAAATGTGCCAACTATGCGCATAGCTTCCTTCGATGAAAGTAGCGATAGCGAAGAAATGCGTGAAAATATAAACTTAGTTGAAGAACGCAGAGAAATGGTGTCCATAAAAGAAGAAATTAACAAACAAAGAATCGCAAGCTACTATAATAAGCGCgtacaaccattatctttccaTCTGGATGACTTGGTGTGGCAAAAAAAACGAAGCAAGCAGGGCAGAGGATACGGGTAA